From Anopheles coluzzii chromosome 3, AcolN3, whole genome shotgun sequence, the proteins below share one genomic window:
- the LOC120956224 gene encoding microfibril-associated glycoprotein 4-like, with protein MDVAQLIVVLVLVLCSTSGVSSVSANIGNTTFSGFAFEMLITKLDYQQDQLIEVETAIKKDQEIIDQKLSGIIEIIKQLGQAIGQNLTALQTETNKANENQDQLRRELQKLTTKQDLDLFMINSGLNLRTVSFPSCKKNPSKRSGKYIIQPTEDDEPFVGYCEQTAFGGGWLVFQYRYDGSMNFYRNWTEYRNGFGSIDGEFWLGLDRLHRLTMTRKHELLVELKDFNGNYKYARYSEFMIGSEKEQYALAKLGFYTGTADDALKNNKEEKFTTMDRDNDAKFAENCASAHQGAWWYYRCSDSNLNGMYVNRDIKTSMHWSRTHYIGMAYSRMLIRET; from the coding sequence ATGGACGTTGCACAATTGATCGTGGTTTTAGTGTTGGTGTTGTGTTCAACATCAGGAGTCTCCTCTGTCTCAGCAAATATCGGAAATACCACGTTCTCTGGATTTGCATTCGAGATGCTAATTACGAAATTAGATTATCAACAGGACCAGCTGATCGAAGTCGAAACAGCCATAAAGAAGGATCAAGAAATCATTGACCAGAAGCTTTCTGGGATTATTGAGATCATCAAACAGCTGGGTCAGGCAATTGGCCAAAACCTTACTGCGCTGCAAACTGAAACGAATAAAGCCAATGAAAATCAAGACCAGCTACGGAGGGAACTACAAAAGCTGACGACAAAACAAGATTTAGATTTGTTTATGATCAATTCTGGCTTAAATCTTCGTACTGTCTCGTTTCCATCGTGCAAGAAGAATCCATCGAAGCGATCGGGCAAGTACATCATACAGCCTACCGAGGATGATGAACCATTTGTGGGATACTGCGAACAAACTGCATTTGGAGGAGGTTGGTTAGTGTTCCAGTATCGTTACGACGGATCGATGAACTTTTACCGCAACTGGACCGAGTATCGGAATGGGTTCGGCAGCATCGATGGAGAGTTCTGGCTCGGATTGGATCGGCTACACCGTTTGACGATGACCCGAAAGCACGAGCTACTGGTGGAGTTGAAAGACTTCAATGGAAACTACAAGTACGCACGGTATAGTGAGTTTATGATCGGGAGTGAGAAGGAGCAATATGCGTTAGCAAAGCTGGGATTTTACACGGGAACGGCAGATGATGctttgaaaaataacaaggaaGAAAAGTTCACGACAATGGATCGCGACAATGATGCAAAGTTTGCAGAAAACTGTGCTTCCGCACACCAGGGCGCATGGTGGTACTACAGATGTTCTGATTCAAATCTTAATGGAATGTATGTAAATAGAGATATCAAAACATCAATGCATTGGTCCAGAACACACTACATAGGTATGGCATACTCTAGAATGTTGATTCGTGAAACTTGA